A window of the Gordonia humi genome harbors these coding sequences:
- the mshB gene encoding N-acetyl-1-D-myo-inositol-2-amino-2-deoxy-alpha-D-glucopyranoside deacetylase, which translates to MSDGAARRRLLLLHAHPDDESIMTGGVIARYLADGVDVRVVTFTLGEEGEVIGQQWSQLVADGGADQLGGYRIGELRAALRALTPDGIPALEPRFLGGAGRWRDSGMAGTPSAEHPRALFQAAHADLVAALRAEIDSFAPQVIVTYDAAGTYGHPDHRRVHEVSAAAIAESVAETGRRFKVYESVTQRSSLEAGLAAIDEIPDGWRMPDDGELPSYPDSEITAAVDVSAVRERKVDALAAHATQVTVAPSRTEYALSNLIAQPVAAVEHFIRTDVRAAGFETDLFEGISG; encoded by the coding sequence ATGAGCGACGGCGCCGCGCGGCGACGTCTGCTGCTCCTGCACGCGCACCCGGACGACGAGTCGATCATGACCGGCGGCGTCATCGCCCGCTATCTCGCCGACGGCGTCGACGTCCGCGTCGTCACGTTCACCCTCGGGGAGGAGGGCGAGGTCATCGGTCAGCAGTGGTCGCAGTTGGTCGCCGACGGCGGAGCCGATCAGCTCGGCGGCTACCGCATCGGCGAGCTGCGGGCGGCGCTGCGCGCGCTCACACCGGACGGGATCCCCGCGCTCGAACCGAGGTTCCTCGGCGGCGCGGGACGTTGGCGCGACTCCGGTATGGCGGGCACGCCGTCGGCCGAGCATCCGCGTGCACTGTTCCAGGCCGCGCACGCCGATCTGGTGGCCGCGCTGCGCGCCGAGATCGATTCGTTCGCACCGCAGGTCATCGTCACCTACGACGCCGCGGGCACATACGGGCATCCCGACCACAGACGCGTCCACGAGGTGTCGGCCGCGGCGATCGCCGAGTCGGTCGCCGAGACCGGCCGCCGGTTCAAAGTGTACGAGTCGGTCACCCAGCGATCGTCGCTGGAGGCGGGTCTCGCCGCGATCGACGAGATCCCGGACGGCTGGCGCATGCCCGACGACGGGGAGCTGCCCAGCTATCCCGACAGCGAGATCACCGCGGCCGTCGACGTGTCGGCGGTGCGCGAGCGCAAGGTCGACGCACTCGCCGCACACGCGACGCAGGTCACCGTCGCACCGAGTCGCACGGAGTACGCGTTGTCGAACCTCATCGCGCAGCCGGTGGCGGCCGTCGAGCACTTCATTCGCACCGACGTCCGCGCCGCCGGATTCGAGACGGACCTGTTCGAGGGGATCTCCGGATGA
- a CDS encoding ABC transporter family substrate-binding protein: MTGTAGSVLRSRTGRGLAALALAGVVGVASTACMADPPPPVRETVPTTTPSEYPDERTVYVATDSIGSGFNPHVGSDLGSVTTAVAALTLPSAFLPVQTPDGVRWDRNEALLTSAEVTSTDPFQVTYKIDDDAQWSDGLPMTGDDFAYLWQQMSRQPNVVGSAGYRAIKKVETGSGGKVVTVTFDQPFQAWRELFTALLPSHSLKSEPTGFQTGMDKGKPVTGGPFAIYSIDRSRDEVRLIRNDRYWRKPPEIDQVVLRRAGTAPQMAQTIRNGDSTMVSLTAGPASAAEVGAIPGVATVRRPMPRGLTVNVNTRSETMSDVAVRRGVLGMLDGGLIRAAAAGDTVVTPFANTVYAPSNHGYQPVDRARPNRAEILDLLASADYRPGAPAERPEPAPSSGAPSSSGEPQTTDGPQSPDVSSTTDPSTSAPTSAPGDVPGLPYGVAPLQKDGEDLVVRIGAVNADEQAMSAAESMADQLRAAGVHAVVQGMSNTDLYGAALLNARVDLVVGWTGMGGDPATSLATQVGCEPPTEGTEAGEHTDAEDESADESVLPTTPPASSPSSTTRAPADSGSTYTGNISGLCDPELMSLATEAMASEDPAPYLDRAETLLADQAVYLPIYQDSVFGAATDVMVGVSLDGAPQVGVFGDAVQWGLR; this comes from the coding sequence ATGACCGGCACGGCAGGTTCGGTGCTGCGTTCGAGAACCGGGCGAGGTCTGGCCGCGCTCGCTCTCGCGGGGGTCGTCGGGGTCGCCTCGACCGCCTGCATGGCCGACCCGCCGCCGCCGGTGCGGGAGACCGTCCCGACCACCACGCCGAGCGAGTACCCGGACGAGCGCACCGTCTACGTGGCGACCGACTCCATCGGGTCGGGGTTCAATCCGCATGTCGGATCGGACCTCGGCTCGGTGACGACCGCGGTCGCCGCGTTGACTCTGCCCAGCGCGTTCCTGCCGGTGCAGACGCCGGACGGCGTGCGTTGGGACCGGAACGAGGCTCTCCTGACGTCGGCGGAGGTCACCTCGACCGATCCGTTCCAGGTGACGTACAAGATCGACGACGACGCCCAGTGGTCGGACGGTCTGCCGATGACCGGTGACGACTTCGCCTACCTGTGGCAGCAGATGTCACGGCAGCCGAACGTCGTGGGATCGGCGGGCTACCGCGCGATCAAGAAGGTCGAGACCGGCAGCGGCGGCAAAGTCGTGACGGTGACCTTCGACCAGCCGTTCCAGGCGTGGCGCGAGCTGTTCACCGCGCTGCTGCCCAGCCACAGCCTCAAGTCCGAACCGACCGGCTTCCAGACCGGGATGGACAAGGGCAAGCCGGTGACCGGCGGCCCGTTCGCGATCTATTCGATCGACAGGTCGCGCGACGAGGTGCGGCTGATCCGCAACGACCGGTACTGGCGCAAGCCGCCGGAGATCGACCAGGTGGTGCTGCGTCGTGCCGGCACCGCTCCGCAGATGGCGCAGACCATCCGCAACGGCGATTCGACGATGGTGTCGCTGACCGCCGGACCGGCGTCGGCCGCCGAGGTCGGAGCGATTCCCGGAGTCGCGACCGTCCGGCGGCCGATGCCGCGCGGACTCACCGTCAACGTGAACACCAGGTCGGAGACCATGTCGGACGTCGCGGTGCGTCGCGGTGTCCTCGGCATGCTCGACGGCGGACTCATCCGCGCCGCCGCCGCGGGGGACACCGTCGTGACACCGTTCGCGAACACCGTGTACGCGCCGTCGAACCACGGATATCAGCCCGTCGACCGCGCGCGACCGAACCGTGCGGAGATCCTCGATCTCCTCGCGTCGGCGGACTACCGTCCGGGGGCGCCTGCCGAGCGTCCCGAACCGGCGCCGTCCTCCGGTGCCCCGAGCTCCTCCGGCGAACCGCAGACCACCGACGGACCGCAGTCGCCCGACGTCTCGTCGACGACGGACCCCTCGACATCGGCGCCCACGTCGGCGCCCGGCGACGTTCCAGGGCTGCCGTACGGGGTGGCTCCGCTGCAGAAGGACGGTGAAGACCTCGTCGTGCGCATCGGCGCGGTGAACGCCGACGAACAGGCGATGTCCGCCGCCGAGTCGATGGCGGACCAGCTGCGCGCCGCCGGCGTGCACGCCGTGGTCCAGGGCATGTCGAACACCGACCTGTACGGTGCGGCACTGCTCAACGCCCGCGTCGATCTGGTGGTCGGCTGGACCGGCATGGGCGGGGACCCGGCGACGTCGCTCGCGACCCAGGTGGGATGCGAGCCGCCGACCGAGGGCACCGAGGCCGGTGAGCACACCGACGCCGAGGACGAGTCGGCCGACGAGAGCGTCCTGCCGACCACACCGCCCGCGTCGAGTCCGTCGAGCACGACCCGGGCGCCCGCCGACAGCGGCAGCACCTATACGGGCAACATCTCGGGCCTGTGCGATCCTGAACTGATGTCCCTGGCTACCGAGGCGATGGCCTCCGAAGACCCCGCGCCCTACCTCGACCGGGCCGAGACGCTCCTCGCCGATCAGGCCGTCTACCTGCCGATCTATCAGGATTCGGTGTTCGGCGCCGCCACCGACGTCATGGTGGGAGTCTCGCTCGACGGGGCACCGCAGGTCGGCGTGTTCGGCGACGCCGTCCAGTGGGGTCTGCGATGA
- the typA gene encoding translational GTPase TypA, translated as MSAVPNFRNVAIVAHVDHGKTTLVDAMLRQSGVFGERAELVDRVMDSGDLEREKGITILAKNTAVHRRQPDGSEYVINVIDTPGHADFGGEVERALSMVDGVVLLVDASEGPLPQTRFVLRKALAASLPVILVVNKTDRPDARIGDIVTESQDLLLDLASDLDDEEASQAAELALELPVLFASGRAGVASIEQPADGEVPPGENLDPLFDVLINSVPAPKGDVDAPLQAHVTNLDASPFLGRLGLVRIHNGTLRKGQQVAWCREVDGEPVVERAKITELLVTLGVDRAPADVAVAGDIVAVAGMSEIMIGDTLADSENPVALPRITVDEPAISAIVGTNTAPLAGRVKGHKLTARMVKDRLDSELIGNVSLRVQDIGRPDAWEVQGRGELALAILVEQMRREGFELTVGKPQVVTRKVDGKTYEPFEHLTIDVPEEYLGAVTQLLAARKGRMDQMNNHGSGWVRMEFEIPSRGLIGFRTDFMTETRGTGIANAVFAEYGPWAGEIRARHTGSLVSDRAGSVTPFAMIQLADRGTFFVDPGDDTYEGHVVGINPRFEDLDINVTREKKLTNMRQSSADVMETLAKPMVLDLEGAMEFCAADECVEVTPEVVRVRKLHLDASTRARERSRAKARDQNS; from the coding sequence GTGAGCGCAGTCCCCAACTTCCGTAACGTCGCGATCGTGGCGCACGTCGACCACGGTAAGACCACCTTGGTCGACGCGATGCTGCGTCAGTCCGGCGTGTTCGGCGAACGCGCCGAACTCGTCGACCGCGTCATGGACTCCGGCGACCTCGAACGCGAGAAGGGGATCACCATTCTCGCCAAGAACACCGCCGTGCACCGCCGCCAGCCGGACGGCTCCGAGTACGTCATCAACGTCATCGACACGCCCGGTCACGCCGACTTCGGCGGCGAGGTGGAGCGCGCGCTGTCGATGGTCGACGGTGTGGTCCTGCTCGTCGACGCCTCCGAGGGGCCGCTGCCGCAGACGCGCTTCGTGCTGCGCAAGGCGCTCGCCGCGTCGCTGCCGGTGATCCTGGTCGTGAACAAGACCGACCGCCCCGACGCCCGTATCGGCGACATCGTCACCGAGTCGCAGGACCTCCTCCTGGACCTCGCCTCCGATCTCGACGACGAGGAGGCCTCGCAGGCCGCCGAACTCGCACTGGAGCTCCCGGTGCTGTTCGCCTCCGGTCGCGCGGGCGTCGCCAGCATCGAGCAGCCCGCCGACGGCGAGGTGCCCCCGGGCGAGAACCTCGACCCGCTGTTCGACGTGCTCATCAACAGCGTCCCCGCGCCCAAGGGCGACGTCGACGCGCCGCTGCAGGCGCACGTCACCAACCTCGACGCGTCGCCGTTCCTCGGCAGGCTCGGGCTGGTTCGCATCCACAACGGCACGCTCCGCAAGGGACAGCAGGTCGCGTGGTGTCGCGAGGTCGACGGCGAGCCCGTCGTCGAGCGCGCCAAGATCACCGAGCTCCTGGTGACCCTCGGCGTGGACCGTGCGCCGGCCGACGTCGCCGTCGCCGGCGACATCGTCGCCGTCGCGGGCATGTCGGAGATCATGATCGGCGATACGCTCGCCGACTCGGAGAACCCGGTCGCGCTGCCGCGCATCACCGTCGACGAGCCGGCCATCTCGGCGATCGTCGGCACCAACACCGCGCCGCTCGCCGGCCGGGTCAAGGGCCACAAGCTCACCGCGCGCATGGTCAAGGATCGTCTGGACAGTGAGCTGATCGGCAACGTGTCGCTGCGCGTGCAGGACATCGGCCGCCCCGACGCCTGGGAGGTGCAGGGTCGCGGTGAGCTGGCGCTGGCGATCCTGGTCGAGCAGATGCGCCGCGAAGGCTTCGAGCTGACCGTCGGCAAACCGCAGGTCGTGACCCGCAAGGTCGACGGCAAGACGTACGAGCCGTTCGAACACCTGACGATCGACGTCCCGGAGGAGTACCTGGGTGCGGTGACCCAGCTGCTCGCCGCTCGCAAGGGCCGCATGGACCAGATGAACAACCACGGCAGCGGCTGGGTGCGCATGGAGTTCGAGATCCCGTCACGCGGTCTCATCGGCTTCCGCACCGACTTCATGACCGAGACCCGCGGCACCGGCATCGCCAACGCGGTGTTCGCCGAGTACGGCCCGTGGGCGGGTGAGATCCGCGCGCGCCACACCGGTTCGCTCGTCTCCGACCGTGCGGGCAGCGTCACCCCGTTCGCGATGATCCAGCTCGCCGATCGCGGCACCTTCTTCGTCGATCCGGGCGACGACACCTACGAGGGCCACGTGGTGGGCATCAACCCTCGCTTCGAGGATCTCGACATCAACGTGACCCGCGAGAAGAAGCTGACCAACATGCGTCAGTCCTCGGCCGATGTCATGGAGACACTGGCCAAGCCGATGGTCCTCGACCTCGAAGGCGCGATGGAGTTCTGTGCCGCCGACGAGTGCGTCGAGGTGACTCCCGAGGTGGTCCGCGTGCGTAAGCTGCATCTGGATGCCTCGACCCGCGCACGTGAGCGTTCGCGCGCCAAGGCACGCGACCAGAACTCGTAG
- a CDS encoding (deoxy)nucleoside triphosphate pyrophosphohydrolase gives MSATTVVAGAILSDDGRILLAQRAYPPELAGLWELPGGKVEPGETLADALVRELCEELNVRVEVGDRLAVAVTLESGLELIALRATIVDGTPTAAEHRMIEWVDAERLRALDQAGAVVPNDREWLPEILADLLERG, from the coding sequence ATGAGCGCCACGACGGTCGTCGCCGGGGCGATCCTGTCCGACGACGGACGGATCCTGCTCGCGCAACGGGCCTATCCGCCCGAGCTCGCCGGACTGTGGGAGCTGCCCGGCGGCAAGGTGGAACCGGGCGAAACGCTCGCCGATGCTCTGGTCCGGGAACTGTGTGAGGAATTAAACGTTCGGGTCGAGGTGGGGGACCGTCTCGCCGTCGCGGTGACGCTCGAGTCCGGGCTGGAGCTGATCGCACTGCGCGCGACGATCGTGGACGGGACGCCGACGGCCGCCGAGCATCGCATGATCGAGTGGGTCGACGCCGAGCGGTTGCGGGCGCTCGACCAGGCCGGGGCCGTCGTGCCCAACGATCGTGAATGGCTTCCCGAGATACTCGCTGACCTGCTCGAACGAGGATGA
- a CDS encoding ABC transporter ATP-binding protein gives MLTLTDVSIRYGAREVVHDVDWEVGGSSLVTALLGPSGCGKSTLLRAIAGLEPVAAGTLAYDGADLARVPVHRRDFGVVFQDGQLFAGRSVGQNVAYGLARRGMGRRAARERVDELLDLVQLPGFADRRVGELSGGQAQRVALARALAPRPRLMLLDEPLAALDRRLRDDLAVAIADIVRASRTPTVVVTHDHGEAALMADVVSVMREGTIVDTAPPQRLWRRPADEWTASFLGASDIVDGEVSGGRLTTGFGDIAIDDGLSDVPAGPCRVALRPDSLRADPDPGSEATVVRAAPLIGSWRLVVDVAGRWVDAIADRPVREGDRVSLTPMPERIGVVRA, from the coding sequence ATGCTCACGCTGACTGACGTGTCGATCCGCTACGGCGCGCGCGAGGTGGTGCACGACGTCGACTGGGAGGTCGGCGGGTCGTCGCTGGTCACCGCGCTTCTCGGTCCTTCCGGCTGCGGTAAGTCGACGTTGCTGCGGGCCATCGCAGGTCTCGAACCGGTCGCCGCGGGCACCCTCGCCTACGACGGTGCGGACCTCGCCCGAGTACCCGTGCATCGCCGGGACTTCGGCGTCGTGTTCCAGGACGGTCAGCTCTTCGCCGGTCGCTCCGTGGGACAGAACGTGGCCTACGGGCTCGCGCGTCGAGGCATGGGACGGCGGGCGGCCCGTGAGCGTGTCGACGAACTCCTCGATCTGGTACAGCTGCCCGGCTTCGCCGACCGTCGCGTCGGCGAGCTGTCCGGCGGTCAGGCGCAGCGCGTCGCCCTCGCCCGCGCGCTGGCGCCGCGTCCGCGCCTGATGCTGCTCGACGAACCGCTCGCCGCGCTCGACCGCCGTCTCCGCGACGACCTCGCCGTGGCGATCGCCGACATCGTCCGCGCCTCGCGGACGCCGACCGTGGTCGTCACCCACGATCACGGCGAGGCCGCCCTGATGGCCGACGTCGTCTCGGTGATGCGCGAGGGGACGATCGTCGACACCGCGCCGCCGCAGCGTCTGTGGCGCCGCCCGGCCGACGAATGGACCGCGAGTTTCCTCGGCGCCTCGGACATCGTCGACGGGGAGGTGTCGGGCGGACGCCTGACCACCGGGTTCGGCGACATCGCGATAGACGACGGCCTCTCGGACGTGCCCGCGGGGCCGTGCCGGGTGGCGCTGCGTCCGGACTCGTTGCGCGCCGATCCCGACCCGGGAAGTGAGGCGACGGTGGTGCGTGCGGCGCCGCTGATCGGCTCGTGGCGCCTGGTGGTCGACGTAGCAGGACGGTGGGTGGACGCGATCGCCGACCGACCGGTGCGTGAGGGCGACCGGGTGTCGCTGACCCCGATGCCCGAGCGGATCGGGGTGGTGCGCGCATGA
- a CDS encoding ABC transporter permease, whose translation MRFVRGAVLLVPLLFTAAVFAWPLGTLAVHAFGSGDAVSLTRAWEATGAWRLLGVTAAQAAGSAAAALVVAAPIVWLISTVRLPGTGLLRIVVTLPFVLPTVVVGVAFRALFDGPLGFLGASQGWTVIIAAHTFLNVAVVVRVVSAAWQRVDPRQVAAARTLGASRTRAFLGIVAPRLLPAAAAAFALIFLFCSTSYGVIVILGGGQARTLETEIYQQGIGYARLPEAVALSVLQIVMVLVALAVARLLGSARVPQAGVMTRARRPRGLAWIAVGAVLVWTAVWLVLPIVTLVVRSLRPGGHWGLAGYRMLTDDTYGTSATSSLWYSVTSALLATVIAVVVGLLGAAALTRGGGIVTRAGAALSLLPLGVSAVTLGFGYVLALSRLPYEVAASPLVVPCVQALIAIPVVIGVMVPAFEQVSPRLRDAAATLGAGPLRVFVTVDLRLTARSLSAAAAFAFVMAIGEFGATTFLARANTTTLPVLIGSLMGRPGADNYAAAMAASVLLVAVSAVVVATAELTAAARGEKKTDAHAD comes from the coding sequence GTGCGGTTCGTCCGCGGAGCCGTGCTCCTGGTTCCGCTCCTGTTCACCGCCGCGGTCTTCGCGTGGCCGCTCGGGACGCTGGCGGTCCACGCCTTCGGCTCCGGCGACGCGGTGTCCCTCACCCGCGCGTGGGAGGCCACCGGCGCGTGGCGTCTGCTCGGTGTCACCGCCGCCCAGGCCGCCGGGTCGGCCGCGGCGGCGCTCGTGGTGGCCGCGCCGATCGTCTGGCTGATCTCCACCGTTCGACTTCCCGGAACCGGACTGCTGCGGATCGTCGTCACCCTGCCGTTCGTGTTGCCGACCGTCGTGGTGGGCGTCGCGTTCCGAGCCCTGTTCGACGGCCCGCTCGGCTTCCTCGGGGCGTCCCAGGGCTGGACGGTGATCATCGCCGCGCACACCTTCCTCAACGTGGCCGTCGTCGTGCGCGTGGTCTCGGCCGCCTGGCAGCGTGTCGATCCGCGTCAAGTCGCCGCCGCGCGGACCCTCGGAGCCTCGCGTACGCGGGCCTTCCTGGGCATCGTCGCCCCGCGGCTCCTCCCCGCGGCCGCGGCCGCGTTCGCGCTGATCTTCCTGTTCTGCTCCACCAGCTACGGCGTGATCGTCATCCTCGGCGGCGGTCAGGCCCGCACCCTCGAGACGGAGATCTACCAGCAGGGCATCGGCTATGCGCGGCTGCCCGAAGCCGTCGCGTTGTCGGTGCTGCAGATCGTGATGGTCCTGGTGGCGCTCGCGGTGGCGCGCCTGCTCGGATCGGCACGGGTTCCACAGGCCGGGGTCATGACACGAGCGCGCCGACCACGCGGTCTGGCCTGGATCGCCGTGGGGGCGGTCCTCGTATGGACCGCCGTGTGGCTCGTCCTGCCGATCGTGACCCTGGTGGTCCGGTCGTTGCGTCCGGGCGGACACTGGGGCCTGGCGGGCTACCGCATGCTGACCGACGACACCTACGGGACCTCCGCGACGTCCTCGCTCTGGTACTCGGTGACCAGCGCGTTGCTCGCCACCGTGATCGCCGTCGTCGTCGGTCTCCTGGGAGCCGCCGCACTGACTCGCGGCGGCGGGATCGTCACCCGGGCCGGGGCCGCTCTGTCGTTGTTGCCGCTCGGGGTCAGCGCCGTGACCCTGGGCTTCGGCTATGTGCTCGCGCTGTCGAGGCTGCCGTACGAGGTGGCCGCATCGCCGCTGGTCGTGCCGTGCGTCCAGGCGCTGATCGCGATACCCGTGGTGATCGGCGTCATGGTGCCCGCATTCGAGCAGGTGTCGCCCCGGCTGCGTGACGCCGCCGCGACGCTCGGCGCGGGTCCGCTTCGCGTGTTCGTCACCGTCGACCTGCGGCTCACCGCGCGGTCGTTGAGTGCCGCGGCCGCATTCGCCTTCGTCATGGCGATCGGCGAGTTCGGCGCGACGACGTTCCTGGCCCGCGCGAACACCACGACCCTGCCGGTGCTGATCGGCTCGCTGATGGGTCGCCCGGGCGCCGACAACTACGCCGCGGCGATGGCCGCGTCCGTCCTGCTCGTCGCCGTCAGTGCCGTCGTGGTCGCCACGGCGGAGCTGACGGCCGCCGCCCGAGGGGAGAAGAAGACCGATGCTCACGCTGACTGA
- a CDS encoding thiamine ABC transporter substrate-binding protein yields the protein MKRSAQTFRGVLALGLATVLGAGALACTSSDPADEVNLMTHDSFELPQRLVEKFQDDTGLKLNIMRSGDAGQLSSVVSLTPGSPKGDAVYGIDNTFAARPIEAGALEPYTSPLAANGAADFAIENHVDQLTAVDRGDVCINVDDDWFDDKGVAAPTSMDDLTKPEYRDLTVLMDPATSSPGMSFLLATVGRYGNKARDYWRDLSGNGAQIVDGWEIAYNQVFSAGEGHGAKPIVVSYASSPAATPGTHAILDSCFAQIEYVGVLKGARNVDGAKKVVDFLLSPEVQAALPTAMYVYPVQKNVPLPADWRQRAPAPSWTVKMSPDYINAHREEWLTQWRETVGR from the coding sequence GTGAAACGCAGTGCCCAGACGTTCCGCGGAGTGCTCGCGCTCGGGCTGGCGACGGTCCTCGGTGCGGGAGCGCTCGCCTGCACGTCGTCGGATCCGGCCGACGAGGTCAATCTGATGACGCACGACTCGTTCGAACTCCCGCAGAGACTCGTCGAGAAGTTTCAGGACGACACCGGTCTCAAACTCAACATCATGCGCTCGGGCGATGCGGGTCAGTTGTCGTCCGTGGTCTCGCTGACCCCGGGCTCGCCGAAGGGCGACGCCGTCTACGGCATCGACAACACCTTCGCGGCCCGTCCGATCGAGGCGGGCGCCCTGGAGCCGTACACCTCGCCGCTCGCCGCGAACGGCGCCGCGGACTTCGCCATCGAGAATCACGTCGACCAGTTGACGGCCGTCGACCGCGGCGACGTCTGCATCAATGTCGACGACGACTGGTTCGACGACAAGGGGGTGGCCGCGCCGACCAGCATGGACGATCTGACCAAGCCGGAGTACCGCGACCTCACCGTCTTGATGGACCCGGCCACCTCGTCGCCGGGGATGAGCTTCCTGCTCGCGACGGTCGGTCGCTACGGGAACAAGGCGCGGGACTACTGGCGTGATCTGAGCGGGAACGGCGCCCAGATCGTCGACGGTTGGGAGATCGCCTACAACCAGGTGTTCAGCGCGGGCGAAGGCCACGGCGCCAAGCCGATCGTGGTCTCCTACGCGTCGAGCCCGGCGGCCACACCCGGCACCCACGCGATCCTCGACAGCTGCTTCGCGCAGATCGAGTACGTCGGCGTCCTCAAGGGTGCCCGCAACGTCGACGGTGCGAAGAAGGTGGTCGACTTCCTGTTGAGCCCGGAGGTCCAGGCCGCGCTGCCGACGGCGATGTACGTCTACCCCGTGCAGAAGAACGTCCCGCTGCCCGCCGACTGGCGCCAGCGCGCACCCGCGCCGTCGTGGACGGTCAAGATGAGCCCTGACTACATCAACGCCCATCGTGAGGAGTGGCTCACTCAGTGGCGGGAGACGGTGGGGCGCTGA
- a CDS encoding alpha/beta hydrolase translates to MTAQPRHIPPAADPAPHRGRPRVSRTVKAVGATVVSAGLVAGGVTATQAFAEPEQSTQQTPRGGQTAGSVFANRPVADTDLAAGASSGQQFSYWTQGSDDRMHLSTAVLLEPQGAAPSGGWPVVAYAHAPAGLASQCGPTQSKLTADVATVSDLLRGDYAVIVPDYSMVGVAGSPQYVDYGSTADGLVDAVSAASDVEPSLSSKWAAVGEGLGAGAAVQLAQSAASSQPSGLDFRGATATTLPVGYDEVVTGLSPRSAKVSAGTVTEVVYTLASVDSEQVEPLLTQRGRNLVQKARQVCAPALTKAIGGTNLADLVRKAVSSDSALLAELRKALALPSSGFSRPIMLSQKLVDDETDVPASLQYVTTAQLASNKVAAKTYLTGDARDADRQEKAAQADFLKKLF, encoded by the coding sequence ATGACCGCCCAGCCCCGTCACATTCCGCCCGCAGCCGACCCCGCTCCGCACCGAGGCCGTCCTCGCGTGTCGCGAACCGTCAAGGCCGTCGGGGCAACCGTCGTCTCGGCCGGTCTCGTCGCGGGCGGTGTGACCGCCACACAGGCGTTCGCCGAGCCCGAACAGTCCACCCAGCAGACGCCTCGCGGAGGCCAGACCGCAGGATCCGTGTTCGCGAACCGCCCCGTCGCCGACACCGACCTGGCGGCGGGCGCGTCCAGCGGTCAGCAGTTCAGCTACTGGACACAGGGCAGCGACGACCGGATGCACCTGTCGACCGCGGTCCTCCTCGAACCGCAGGGAGCGGCGCCGTCGGGCGGCTGGCCCGTGGTGGCGTACGCACACGCGCCCGCCGGACTGGCGAGCCAGTGCGGACCGACGCAGTCCAAGCTCACGGCCGACGTCGCCACCGTCTCCGACCTCCTGCGCGGCGACTACGCGGTGATCGTTCCGGACTACTCGATGGTCGGCGTCGCCGGCTCGCCGCAGTACGTCGACTACGGCTCGACCGCCGACGGTCTGGTCGACGCGGTCTCGGCCGCGTCCGACGTCGAGCCGTCGCTCTCGTCGAAGTGGGCAGCCGTCGGCGAGGGACTCGGCGCGGGCGCCGCCGTGCAGTTGGCGCAGTCGGCCGCGTCGTCGCAGCCGTCCGGTCTGGACTTCCGCGGCGCCACGGCGACGACTCTCCCCGTCGGATACGACGAGGTGGTGACCGGCCTGAGCCCGCGGTCGGCGAAGGTGTCGGCGGGCACCGTGACCGAGGTCGTGTACACGTTGGCCTCGGTCGACTCCGAGCAGGTCGAGCCGCTCCTCACTCAGCGCGGACGGAACCTGGTCCAGAAGGCCAGACAGGTCTGCGCACCCGCGTTGACCAAGGCCATCGGCGGAACCAACCTCGCAGACCTGGTCCGCAAGGCGGTCTCGTCCGACAGTGCACTGCTCGCCGAACTCCGCAAGGCACTGGCGCTGCCCTCGAGCGGCTTCAGCCGTCCGATCATGTTGAGCCAGAAGCTCGTCGACGACGAGACCGACGTTCCGGCCAGCCTGCAGTACGTGACGACCGCGCAGCTCGCCAGCAACAAGGTCGCCGCCAAGACCTACCTGACCGGCGACGCTCGCGACGCCGACCGACAGGAGAAGGCCGCGCAGGCCGACTTCCTCAAGAAGCTGTTCTAG
- a CDS encoding HhH-GPD-type base excision DNA repair protein: MARLQIAQDPVADELLSTDAFALVTGMLLDQQFPMERAFAGPAKIVERFGSLDPEAIAAADPEAFADMCATPPAVHRYGRSMAGRIQELAKIVVDEYDGDTESIWTTATTGKELFSRIRALPGFGEQKAKIFTALLAKQLDVKPSGWTTVTGDYGRKGFRSVADVVDGDSLIKVREFKKAAKAAAKK; the protein is encoded by the coding sequence ATGGCCAGACTCCAGATCGCTCAGGACCCGGTAGCCGACGAACTGCTGTCGACGGACGCGTTCGCGCTCGTGACGGGAATGCTCTTAGACCAGCAGTTCCCGATGGAGCGGGCGTTCGCCGGGCCCGCCAAGATCGTCGAACGGTTCGGGTCACTCGACCCGGAGGCCATCGCCGCCGCCGACCCCGAGGCGTTCGCCGACATGTGCGCCACTCCCCCGGCGGTGCACCGGTACGGACGGTCGATGGCCGGCCGCATTCAAGAGCTCGCGAAGATCGTCGTCGACGAGTACGACGGCGACACCGAATCGATCTGGACCACCGCCACGACCGGCAAGGAGTTGTTCTCCCGCATCCGCGCACTGCCCGGATTCGGTGAGCAGAAGGCCAAGATCTTCACCGCTCTGCTCGCCAAGCAACTCGACGTGAAGCCCTCGGGCTGGACCACTGTGACCGGGGACTACGGCCGGAAAGGGTTCCGTTCGGTGGCCGACGTCGTCGACGGCGACTCCCTGATCAAGGTGCGCGAGTTCAAGAAGGCAGCCAAGGCGGCAGCCAAGAAGTGA